The genomic region TTTTGGGCGTCATGCTACAAGCAAGATAAAATCAACAGATGATCTTTTTAACATAGGGACATTAGGGTTTCGCGGTGAAGCATTAGCAAGTATTGCGTCTATATCAAAAGTTTTGTTAAAGACTAAGGAAGAAAATTCCTTGTATGGAACTTTGATTAATGTTGAAGGTGGAAAAATTTTAAAAAAAGTTAAGTGCGGATGCGAGAAGGGCTGTAGCGTTGAAGTAAAAGATGTGTTTTACAATACACCAGCAAGGAGAAAGTTTTTAAAGCGACCATCTACAGAGGCAATGTATATAACAGATATGGTAGCTAAAATTGCCCTTTCAAGGCCGGACATATCATTTAAATACATAAAAGATAAAAGAATGGAATTTATGACGTCTGGAAATAATTCTGTCAATGAGGTCATTTTAAGGCTTTATGGTGACGAATTGTATTCAAATTTGATAGAGACTGAATACAATGATGAATATATGAATATAAAAATATTTTTATGTAAGCCTTCATATACAAGAGGAAATCGAAACATGCAAATTTTATTTGTCAATGGAAGGTTTGTAAAAAACAAGATCTATACAACTGCTGTTGAAGAAGCATATAAAACATTGATTCCAGTAAATAGATATCCTGTTGCGATTACGTATTTAAATATTGATCCTAAAAATATAGACGTAAATGTTCATCCAACAAAATTAGAAGTTAAATTTTCAGACGAAAAGGAAATTTTTGACTCTATATACAAAAGTATAAAAAATGCTTTAAATAGATCAAATCTTATTCCAACTATTAGACATGATATGTTTACATATGCAGATATCACAGAAAATAAAGTAGAAGAAAAATCTAATCCGAAACAGCTTAATATGATAGAAGAAGAGTCAACTAATAAAATATTAGAAGTCTATCCAAATAACAAAAGTTTAGTATCCAACGTAAAGGAAAGCAGCGAAAAGGCTTATTTTGATTACAATGATGTCAATGCTTTCAACAAAGAAATCGAAAATACGCACATAGAAAATTTTAATACATTGCCTGATGAACGTGATGATTATAAAATCGTTGGTGTGATTTTTTCAACTTATATAATTGTAGAAAAAGACGACGTGATATACTTAGTAGATCAACATGCTGCGCATGAAAGGATATTGTATGAAAAGTTTATGAACATGTATAATAATGTTCAGGGAAAACAGACAACTATCCCCATTCTGATAAATATTGAACCTGGTGATGATGTTATAATTAATGAGAACATAGAATTATTTAATAAATTGGGTTATAAATTTGAAAGTTTTGGAAATAATTCAATTATATTAAGAGAAGTGCCGGTTGTATTAGGTCAGCCAGAATCAAGACAACTATTCATTGACATAATTGATAAATTGAAAAGAGATGATTTTAACAAAGACATTAATTTAAAAGAGGAAACAATAATAATGATGGCTTGCAAAAAGGCAGTTAAAGCAATGGACAGTTTATCAAAAGAGGAGATTACCTCCTTATTTAATGATTTAAAAGTTACTGAAAATCCCTATACGTGTCCACATGGGCGGCCGGTAATAGTATCGATAAAAAAATATGAATTAGAAAAAATGTTTAAAAGGATCATGTAAGAGGTGTTTCAATGGCAATACCATTATTAATAATCGTAGGACCAACTGCTTCAGGAAAGTCAAGATTATCTATAGAAATTGCTAAATTTTATAATGGTGAAATAATATCTGCTGATTCGATGCAGATATATAAATATATGAATATTGGAACTGCTAAAGTAACAGATGAAGAAAGACAAGGTATACCACATTATATGATAGATATAGTTGAACCAAACGTTAAATTTAGTGTCGCTGAATACGAGAAAATGGCTAAACCATTGATAGATGATATTTTTAAAAGAGGGAAATTACCAATTGTTGTTGGCGGTACAGGCTTATATGTGGATTCATTGATTTACATAATGAATTTTTCAGAGTATATTGGCAATGATGATTTTAGATCTGCCCTAAAAAATATAGCGTCTGTTTTAGGCAATGAATATTTATTTGAAAGGTTAAAAATGATCGACCCTAAAACTTATTCTAAACTTCATCCAAATGACTTAAGAAGAGTCATTAGAGCTTTAGAGGTTTACCAATTTACCGGGATACCAATTTCTGTTTATCAGGAATTAAGCAATAAGCGCGTCAATCCAGACTACAATGCCATAATGATAGGTTTAAATTACAGAAATAGAGAAACTTTGTATAAAAAAATTGATGATAGAGTAGATGCGATGATAAAAAATAATTTAATAGATGAAGTGGTAAATTTGCTAAAAATAGGGTATAATAAGTATGGTACATCTATGCAGGCTTTAGGGTATAAAGAAATTGTAGAATATCTGGAGGGAAAAGTTTCATTAGAAGAAGCAATTGCTGATTTAAAAACGAAGACAAGGAGGTATGCAAAAAGGCAGATAACATGGTTTAAAAGTTATGAAACCATAAATTGGTTTTATGTTGATGATTATAGTAGCTTTGAAGATCTTGAAAAAAATATTATTTCTTTTTTAGCAGGAAAATTAAAATTTAAGTAGAATATAAATAATTATTAACAACAATAGAAGGGGGATGGCTATATGAATCAAAAAACAGCTATCAATTTACAGGATATTTTTTTAAATCAGGTAAGAAAAGAACATATTGCTGTAACAGTTTATCTGATTAATGGCTTTCAGTTAAAAGGCATGGTTAAAGGTTTTGACAATTTTACGGTTGTTTTGGAAACAGATAATAAACAACAGCAGCTTATATACAAACACGCTGTTTCTACAATAACTCCTTTAAAGCCAGTAATTTTTACAACGACTGAGAAGGATGAAAAGCAGCAATAATGTAAGAAAACGCAAAAACAGTATTAGAATAGCTAATACTGTTTTTAAATATTGGAGGTATATGTTTATGAAAATTGGATTTATAGGAACCGGTAATATGGGGACAGCTTTAATCAACGGCTTAATAAATTCTGAGTTTGCCACTGCAAATGATATATATGCCTATGATATTTCGTATGACAAACTTTTAAAATTAAAGGATGAATTAAGCATAAACATATCTAAAAGCAATGTCGATGTGATAAATGAGTGTGATGTTGTTATTTTAGCAATAAAGCCAAATTTATATGATAGCGTCTTGGAAGAAATAAAAAACGATGTAGATGAAAATAAAATTATTATTATAATTGCCCCTGGAATTAGTATTGATCACGTAAAGAGCATTTTAAATAAAGGGAAGATAGTGCGTACAATTCCCAATACACCGGCTTTGATTGGAGAAGGTATTACAGCTATATCGTATCCTGAAGATATATCTTCTAATGATAAAGAAATAGTTGAGAAAATATTCAAATCATGTGGAGAAATAGTTGAGATAAAAGAAAATCTAATAGATGCGGCAATGGCAATATCAAGTTGTAGCCCAGCTTACGTGTACATGTTTATTGAAGCTTTATCTGACGCTGGTGTATCGTTAGGTTTACCGAGAGATGTAGCCTACAAATTGTCTTCAAAAGCTGTTTCGGGTTCTGGTAGTATGGTTTTAAAAACAGGTTTTCATCCTGGCTATTTAAAAGATATGGTTACATCACCATCT from Thermoanaerobacterium sp. PSU-2 harbors:
- the mutL gene encoding DNA mismatch repair endonuclease MutL, with the protein product MNKINLLDDELINKISAGEVVERPMSIVKELVENSIDADSKNITIEIIDGGIPYIKVLDDGCGMNEIDAVLAFGRHATSKIKSTDDLFNIGTLGFRGEALASIASISKVLLKTKEENSLYGTLINVEGGKILKKVKCGCEKGCSVEVKDVFYNTPARRKFLKRPSTEAMYITDMVAKIALSRPDISFKYIKDKRMEFMTSGNNSVNEVILRLYGDELYSNLIETEYNDEYMNIKIFLCKPSYTRGNRNMQILFVNGRFVKNKIYTTAVEEAYKTLIPVNRYPVAITYLNIDPKNIDVNVHPTKLEVKFSDEKEIFDSIYKSIKNALNRSNLIPTIRHDMFTYADITENKVEEKSNPKQLNMIEEESTNKILEVYPNNKSLVSNVKESSEKAYFDYNDVNAFNKEIENTHIENFNTLPDERDDYKIVGVIFSTYIIVEKDDVIYLVDQHAAHERILYEKFMNMYNNVQGKQTTIPILINIEPGDDVIINENIELFNKLGYKFESFGNNSIILREVPVVLGQPESRQLFIDIIDKLKRDDFNKDINLKEETIIMMACKKAVKAMDSLSKEEITSLFNDLKVTENPYTCPHGRPVIVSIKKYELEKMFKRIM
- the miaA gene encoding tRNA (adenosine(37)-N6)-dimethylallyltransferase MiaA; the encoded protein is MAIPLLIIVGPTASGKSRLSIEIAKFYNGEIISADSMQIYKYMNIGTAKVTDEERQGIPHYMIDIVEPNVKFSVAEYEKMAKPLIDDIFKRGKLPIVVGGTGLYVDSLIYIMNFSEYIGNDDFRSALKNIASVLGNEYLFERLKMIDPKTYSKLHPNDLRRVIRALEVYQFTGIPISVYQELSNKRVNPDYNAIMIGLNYRNRETLYKKIDDRVDAMIKNNLIDEVVNLLKIGYNKYGTSMQALGYKEIVEYLEGKVSLEEAIADLKTKTRRYAKRQITWFKSYETINWFYVDDYSSFEDLEKNIISFLAGKLKFK
- the hfq gene encoding RNA chaperone Hfq, which codes for MNQKTAINLQDIFLNQVRKEHIAVTVYLINGFQLKGMVKGFDNFTVVLETDNKQQQLIYKHAVSTITPLKPVIFTTTEKDEKQQ
- the proC gene encoding pyrroline-5-carboxylate reductase, whose protein sequence is MKIGFIGTGNMGTALINGLINSEFATANDIYAYDISYDKLLKLKDELSINISKSNVDVINECDVVILAIKPNLYDSVLEEIKNDVDENKIIIIIAPGISIDHVKSILNKGKIVRTIPNTPALIGEGITAISYPEDISSNDKEIVEKIFKSCGEIVEIKENLIDAAMAISSCSPAYVYMFIEALSDAGVSLGLPRDVAYKLSSKAVSGSGSMVLKTGFHPGYLKDMVTSPSGTTIQGVRTLERYGLRSAVFEAVISSFEKVKGNKQ